GGTGGGCTCTGGCGGATCGCCGTGGCTCCCAAGTCCGGTCTTTGGACATGATGGTTGCATGCCACCGATGGTTCTTTAAAAGAAAtccattcctcctcctcctcctccttcttcttcttcttctgaccATTGTGTTCTTTGGATGATAGTCTATTGCCAAACCAGACAAGCAGTCATGGCTGTTGAGTCGAACCACAGTCGCAGCGAGACCCAATCGGTCTCCTCGCAGGGTGGTCTCCCGACAGGTGGGTGTTCTATATGATCCTTCTGGCTGGATTTGAAATGCAGGAGATAACCATTCCCCCACTGACAACAGGCACTATTCCTGAGAACGAGAAGTTATCCACCCGGGATGATGAGAAGGGGACGCAGGACGATCATGTCTACATCGCGGATACCCTCCCCCTTCGACGCCAGATTCCCTTCATCCTGACGATCTGCTCGGCCATGTACACGAACCAGCTCGGGCTGGGCCAAACCATGGACATCGTTCGTATCATTGGGGACTGGTACGGAATCACCAATAGCAACGAACTGTCGTGGTTGGTGGCCGGCTACAGCTTGACCATTGGCACCTTTGTCCTGATTGCCGGCCGGCTAGGGGACGACTTTGGACATAAGAGGATGTTCGTCATCGGCATGGGCTGGTATGCGCTGTGGACGCTGGTCTGTGGTCTGGCCGTCTATTCCACGCAGgtgctcttcatcttcgcccGGGTCTTCCAGGGAATGGGCCCCGCGGTGACACTGCCCAACGCAATCGCCATTCTGGGCCAGTCATACGCCCCCGGGCCGCGCAAGAACATGGCATTTGCCTTCTTCGGCGGCAGCGCACCCTTTGGCGCCATCTCCGGCTTTGCCACTGGCGGCCTTTTTGCGCTGGCCTGGTGGCCGTGGGCGTACTGGAGCGCAGCCATCGCACTCACCGGTCTGGCGGTGTTTGCGGTCTGGTCGATCCCACCTCAACCGGTGAGCGCGACGGCCACGACTCGGACGGTGGGCCAGAAGATCGCACACCTGGACCTTGCCGGCTGCGTCACCGGCGTGGCCTCGCTGGTCCTGATCAATTTCGCGTGGAATCAAGCCGCCGGGGTCGGTTGGCAAGAGCCATACGTGTATGTCTGCCTCATCCTGGGGTTCCTCGCGGCGGCAGCCTTCTTCTGGGTGGAACTGCACTGGTCGGAAGATCCCATCCTGcccctggcggccttcaACTCCGACATTGCCTTCGTGCTGGGCTGCACCGCCTGTGGCTGGGCCACCTTTGGAATCTGGGTGTACTACGCCGCCGTCTTCGTCATGGAGCTGAACCACGTCAGCCCGCTGCTCCTGGCGGCGTGGTACAGCCCGGTGATCCCCTCCGGACTGGGCGCGGCGCTCGCCGTGGGGAAGCTTCTCGGTCGGGTCTCGGCCGCGTGGGTCATGGTCATCGGCATGGTCGCGTACCTGATCGGGTCGATTCTCATCGCCACCATGCCGACGCACCAGATCTACTGGGGCAATTTCTTCTGGAGTGTGCTCATCATCTGTGTGGGCATGGACTCGTCCTTCCCGGCCGCGACCATCATCTTTTCGGACGCCGTGCCGCCCAAGTACCAGGGCATCGGCGCCAGTGTGGTCATGACCATTGTGAACTATAGTATTTCACTGGGGCTGGGCTTTGCCGGGACGGTGGAGCGGGAGATCAGCCATGGGGGTCACACCGATGACGATCGGAAGAAGGGGTATCGGGGCGCATTCTACTTCGAGGTCGGCTTGGCTGGCTTGGGCCTGATATTGAGTCTTGCCTTCTTGGTCAAGGATCACTTTcgcaagaaggccaagcAGGCAGCTGCTGCGTATGAGGACCGGAGTGCTTAAAAAGGGCAGACTGcgagggaagggaagaaaagtCAGTTATGGTTGTTCAAAGTCCGCGTACTGCGAATAGGATGAATAGAGGCTGAGTGAAAAGAGTCTCGGTTTGGTCGACTTCACGATGTCTCGACGTCTAGTCATTATCTTCTACTTTCCAGCTGGTGAAGAATCAACTCCTACAGGCATTAATATCAGCTTCCTTGGGCTCTGGGACTTATATATGATAGAATAGAGGCAGCAGTAACGGATAGTTGGCATGGCAATGGCTTTCTTTATTTTCAATATGAAATAGACCTTTGACTTGCAACTTGGTTATCATGACGCTGCGGGACGCTCGACTACGCTCCAGCATCTTGCGCCACAATTCCGTCATGACGCAGTATTCGAACTCATTAACAGATGGGCACACGCAGGTGTGACACACCGTACGAAAAGATAGATCTGAGAGCGTTCATTCGACTACCTAAGCTACCTCATCCCATCACCGTCAGGGAAAGTTCGACCGCTTCCACTCCGGGTCGCTGTTGAGACAATTATCCCGCACACTGTCAAAGAAGGACGTAAAGTCAAGTCTGGAGTACCGCTTCAAAAGCTCCTTGGACCTCCGAGTGTCCACCGTGCTGCGATCATGGACCTGATTGGGATCATCCGCAGGCCACGGCTTCGCAGGATCGATCTGGCGGAACACATGCAACCAGCTGTTGAAGTTGAACGGGCCGGCAAAGGCCAGCAGCCGCTCACTCTGCACATCCTCGTGCGTCAACCCCGCCAGATGCAGCAAGGCCACGTCGGTGACATCGACAAAGTGCCGGGGAATGAAGGTCTGCAGGGGCTTGGAGTAATGGACGGGGTCATCGAAGAACTCCTTCACCCAGCGGCCAGTGCTGCCATTCTGCCGGGCATGGATGATGGGCCCCACGATGAAATCCGGGAGGACGGCGTTGACGACGAAAGCGGGATTGTTTTCCTGGGCGAACCTCCACAACTCCCGCTCGGT
The DNA window shown above is from Aspergillus fumigatus Af293 chromosome 1, whole genome shotgun sequence and carries:
- a CDS encoding MFS transporter, with product MILLAGFEMQEITIPPLTTGTIPENEKLSTRDDEKGTQDDHVYIADTLPLRRQIPFILTICSAMYTNQLGLGQTMDIVRIIGDWYGITNSNELSWLVAGYSLTIGTFVLIAGRLGDDFGHKRMFVIGMGWYALWTLVCGLAVYSTQVLFIFARVFQGMGPAVTLPNAIAILGQSYAPGPRKNMAFAFFGGSAPFGAISGFATGGLFALAWWPWAYWSAAIALTGLAVFAVWSIPPQPVSATATTRTVGQKIAHLDLAGCVTGVASLVLINFAWNQAAGVGWQEPYVYVCLILGFLAAAAFFWVELHWSEDPILPLAAFNSDIAFVLGCTACGWATFGIWVYYAAVFVMELNHVSPLLLAAWYSPVIPSGLGAALAVGKLLGRVSAAWVMVIGMVAYLIGSILIATMPTHQIYWGNFFWSVLIICVGMDSSFPAATIIFSDAVPPKYQGIGASVVMTIVNYSISLGLGFAGTVEREISHGGHTDDDRKKGYRGAFYFEVGLAGLGLILSLAFLVKDHFRKKAKQAAAAYEDRSA